In Methylomonas sp. MK1, the following are encoded in one genomic region:
- a CDS encoding conjugal transfer protein TraH — protein MTSFSFRLRYRQVVVLILLVESSVPAYADLQQEMDSMFGTMTNYSAPTAHLGQRRGVITGGSLVARNGITNTNLVSFVPPSFSAGCGGIDLFAGSFSFINFNQFVQLMRNVAANASGYAFQLAVGAMCPWCASVMTDLQKKIQEMNQMFSNSCRLAQGLVNDTVKAFDLQSKTNLSNAAFTQGISDVFSSWTNTSTLGDPVQQIKQNDPTDMTKVIQGNLVWRALVNQNAGGWFRFGGNSLLEAAMSISGTVIVDAPQAAPDGKGENNAISAPPPVLRIKDLMYGNDAGNSYQTVRMYTCSDGHDADQCLKPIVQNVNLIGLKQRVMDILLGSANSGNGLIYKFSTNSGQITDSEKAFMQTVPDAIGGMIHNLAREDAGIAKLWAEEAAPVIALELAQLIVNDLLNAVQTAAHMNDHAYAKLLMDALKDAREQIQDEYVTIAGRYGNPQTLMAFYQQLMTTVKPKHYGTVAQLPASGTAWPTP, from the coding sequence ATGACGTCATTTTCGTTTCGATTACGCTATCGACAAGTCGTTGTATTGATTTTGTTGGTTGAGAGTTCAGTTCCAGCTTACGCCGACCTGCAACAGGAAATGGACAGCATGTTCGGCACAATGACCAACTACTCGGCACCGACTGCGCATCTGGGGCAACGCCGTGGCGTAATAACCGGCGGCAGTTTGGTGGCGCGCAATGGCATCACCAACACCAATCTGGTCTCGTTCGTACCGCCGTCGTTCAGTGCCGGTTGTGGTGGTATCGATTTGTTCGCCGGTAGTTTCAGTTTCATCAACTTCAACCAATTCGTGCAATTGATGCGTAACGTGGCCGCCAATGCTTCAGGCTATGCCTTTCAACTGGCGGTCGGCGCCATGTGTCCCTGGTGTGCGTCGGTGATGACCGACCTGCAAAAGAAAATCCAGGAAATGAACCAGATGTTCAGCAACTCCTGTCGGTTGGCGCAGGGCTTGGTCAACGATACGGTCAAAGCCTTCGATCTGCAAAGCAAAACCAATCTGTCCAATGCCGCGTTTACCCAGGGCATTTCAGATGTGTTTTCCAGTTGGACCAATACCAGCACCTTGGGCGATCCGGTACAGCAAATCAAGCAGAACGATCCTACCGACATGACCAAGGTGATCCAGGGCAATCTGGTCTGGCGAGCCTTGGTCAATCAGAACGCCGGCGGCTGGTTCCGGTTCGGCGGCAATAGTTTGCTGGAAGCGGCGATGAGCATATCCGGTACGGTGATCGTCGATGCGCCCCAGGCCGCACCCGATGGCAAAGGCGAAAACAATGCCATCAGCGCACCGCCGCCGGTGTTGCGGATTAAGGATTTGATGTACGGCAATGACGCTGGTAACAGCTATCAAACTGTAAGGATGTACACCTGTTCGGATGGCCACGATGCCGATCAGTGTCTCAAACCCATTGTCCAGAACGTCAACCTGATCGGCTTGAAGCAACGGGTCATGGACATCCTGTTGGGATCGGCCAATAGCGGCAACGGCCTGATCTACAAATTCTCGACCAACAGCGGCCAAATCACCGACAGTGAAAAAGCCTTCATGCAAACCGTGCCGGATGCCATCGGCGGCATGATTCATAACCTGGCGCGGGAAGACGCCGGCATTGCCAAACTGTGGGCCGAAGAAGCGGCACCGGTGATTGCCTTGGAACTGGCGCAACTGATCGTCAACGATTTGCTCAATGCCGTGCAAACCGCCGCGCACATGAACGACCACGCCTACGCCAAATTGCTGATGGATGCCTTGAAGGATGCAAGGGAGCAAATCCAGGATGAATACGTCACCATCGCCGGCCGCTACGGCAATCCGCAAACCTTGATGGCGTTTTACCAGCAGTTGATGACCACCGTGAAGCCTAAACACTACGGCACCGTGGCCCAATTGCCGGCGTCTGGCACCGCTTGGCCAACGCCTTAA
- a CDS encoding conjugal transfer protein TraF — MNRNAISLPIILSLCLRASLAMGKDDTSEVSYFVDKQRGWFWYEVLPEPVKNAQPEIQDDQQKPKPDIKPPSVVQAEIEPKTQAKPSAEPQPMSSAWLKQNLEHYLNQAIDDPSPENVAAFYYLQRVMMDKAERFTNAARYVVMSDPQLDETVRRPVATYAANEANHKASVVAEQALKAIAAQAGILFFFRSDCPYCHVQAPILAMLENAYGFKIYPVSLDGLPMPNGFFSQFKRDNGQAAMLGVEQTPALFLMKPPKQIVPLAQGALSLEEITGRILLAAKEAGWIDASQYQTTQGIRNTPMLLPTAGSISPAVTQDPLSLIQALQRSAHLGSTP; from the coding sequence ATGAACCGAAATGCCATTTCTTTACCGATCATCTTGAGCTTGTGTCTCAGAGCCTCTCTGGCGATGGGTAAGGACGACACGTCCGAAGTTTCCTATTTCGTCGACAAGCAGCGCGGCTGGTTTTGGTATGAGGTGTTGCCTGAGCCGGTTAAAAATGCCCAACCCGAAATTCAAGACGATCAGCAAAAGCCCAAACCTGACATCAAACCGCCCAGCGTCGTTCAGGCTGAAATTGAACCAAAAACACAAGCCAAGCCCTCTGCAGAACCCCAACCAATGTCCTCGGCCTGGTTGAAGCAAAACCTGGAGCATTACCTGAACCAGGCTATCGACGATCCCAGTCCCGAGAATGTAGCGGCGTTTTATTACCTGCAGCGTGTGATGATGGACAAAGCAGAGCGTTTTACCAACGCGGCCCGTTACGTGGTGATGTCCGATCCGCAACTCGATGAAACGGTGCGCCGTCCGGTAGCGACCTATGCGGCTAACGAAGCCAATCATAAAGCCAGTGTGGTCGCCGAACAGGCTTTGAAAGCGATTGCCGCCCAAGCCGGTATTTTGTTTTTCTTCCGGTCCGATTGCCCTTATTGCCATGTGCAGGCGCCGATTCTGGCCATGCTGGAAAACGCCTACGGTTTCAAAATCTATCCCGTGTCGCTCGATGGTTTACCGATGCCGAACGGCTTTTTCAGTCAGTTCAAACGTGATAACGGTCAGGCTGCGATGTTGGGGGTTGAGCAAACCCCGGCGCTGTTTCTGATGAAACCGCCCAAGCAAATTGTACCGTTGGCGCAAGGCGCATTGTCGCTGGAAGAAATCACCGGTCGGATTCTGCTAGCCGCCAAGGAAGCGGGTTGGATCGATGCTTCGCAATATCAAACCACTCAGGGTATTCGCAATACGCCGATGCTGTTACCAACGGCTGGCAGTATCAGCCCTGCGGTCACTCAAGATCCACTGTCACTGATCCAGGCACTGCAACGCAGTGCGCATTTGGGGAGTACACCATGA
- the mobI gene encoding conjugative transfer protein MobI(A/C): MSSERPVNAQSTLTEQDILHWIETRCDHLQAQAKVLVDDYWRQLKSQRQKHSKSESGRIGVRIRCRENQRAFSIEWYRMATLRQKGQTKPIAQYVKKGRGYRYQLGNLLKGEPTWEAELVEELETEFAHIRQQLDRLGKIRDAVQRYCRVIEAEANNKFIG, translated from the coding sequence ATGTCCAGCGAACGACCCGTCAACGCTCAGTCCACTCTCACCGAACAAGACATATTGCATTGGATCGAAACCCGGTGCGATCATCTCCAGGCGCAAGCCAAAGTATTGGTCGATGATTATTGGCGCCAATTGAAAAGCCAGCGCCAGAAACACAGCAAAAGCGAATCGGGCCGAATCGGCGTCCGCATCCGCTGCCGGGAAAACCAACGCGCTTTCAGCATTGAGTGGTACCGCATGGCCACGTTGCGGCAAAAGGGTCAAACCAAGCCCATTGCGCAGTACGTTAAGAAAGGCCGTGGCTATCGTTATCAGCTTGGCAATCTGCTGAAGGGCGAACCCACCTGGGAAGCGGAATTAGTTGAAGAACTGGAAACCGAGTTTGCCCATATCCGGCAACAGCTCGATCGATTGGGAAAAATTCGAGATGCGGTGCAACGTTATTGCAGGGTAATTGAAGCCGAAGCCAATAACAAATTCATCGGTTGA
- a CDS encoding IS1182 family transposase gives MMGQQSGIQEQLFFCFSLENHIPKDHLLRGINHFLDLGDFRQQLAEYYSPIGRPSIAPELMIRMLILGYCFGIRSERRLCEEVHVNLAYRWFCKLDLDDPVPDHSTFSKNRLGRFRDSQAFRLVFETVLKRCMAEGLVRGEGFATDASIIKADAQRQRRVENGDDIDWGDPAQAERPVREYLAALEETNNPKEPTRTLSLTDPAATWTAAPGGPAFFAYSTNYLIDLEAGIILDVEASAVNKAAEVEATRTMIDRVEETFGLKPERLVGDTNYGSAAMLGWLVDEKDIAPHVPVFDKSERTDGTFGRSDFTYEADNNQYICPAGKCLKPAWRSKQKNPYRYRASQLDCQACPLKSQCCPNMANRQIDRSPHESARDVARAITKTDAYKQSRKERKKVEMLFAHLKRILKMDKLRLRGFSNAKDEFLLAATAQNLRRMAKRLAINEPVPQLIPA, from the coding sequence ATGATGGGACAACAATCCGGGATTCAGGAGCAGTTGTTTTTCTGTTTCAGTCTCGAAAACCACATTCCCAAAGATCATCTGCTGCGAGGCATTAACCATTTTCTGGACTTGGGTGATTTTCGTCAGCAATTGGCAGAGTATTACAGCCCCATCGGTCGGCCATCGATTGCTCCCGAACTCATGATCCGCATGTTAATCCTCGGTTATTGTTTTGGCATTCGTTCCGAACGTCGCCTGTGTGAAGAAGTACATGTCAACTTGGCTTACCGTTGGTTTTGCAAACTGGATTTAGACGATCCGGTGCCGGATCATTCCACCTTTTCCAAGAATCGCCTGGGCCGTTTCCGGGACAGTCAGGCTTTTCGGCTCGTATTTGAAACGGTCTTGAAACGATGCATGGCGGAAGGCTTGGTGCGTGGCGAGGGTTTTGCCACCGACGCCAGCATCATCAAAGCCGATGCACAACGGCAGCGTCGAGTAGAAAATGGTGACGACATTGACTGGGGCGATCCCGCTCAAGCAGAACGTCCGGTCCGTGAATATCTCGCGGCACTAGAAGAAACGAATAACCCCAAAGAGCCCACCCGGACGCTTTCACTGACTGATCCAGCGGCTACCTGGACGGCGGCACCCGGTGGCCCCGCATTCTTTGCCTATTCAACCAATTACTTGATCGACTTGGAAGCCGGCATCATCCTCGACGTAGAAGCCTCAGCGGTTAATAAAGCCGCCGAAGTGGAGGCGACTCGGACCATGATTGATCGGGTAGAAGAGACGTTTGGTCTGAAGCCCGAACGTTTGGTGGGCGATACCAATTATGGTTCAGCTGCCATGCTCGGATGGTTAGTCGATGAAAAAGATATAGCACCACATGTACCCGTATTCGATAAGTCAGAACGCACTGATGGCACCTTCGGCCGCTCTGACTTTACTTATGAGGCGGACAATAATCAGTATATCTGTCCAGCGGGTAAGTGTCTGAAACCCGCTTGGCGTAGCAAACAGAAAAACCCTTATCGCTATCGCGCCAGCCAATTGGATTGCCAAGCCTGTCCGCTCAAATCGCAGTGTTGTCCTAACATGGCTAATCGTCAAATCGATCGAAGCCCCCATGAATCAGCCCGTGATGTCGCTCGAGCCATTACCAAAACCGATGCTTATAAGCAGTCACGCAAGGAGCGCAAGAAGGTGGAAATGCTGTTTGCCCATCTCAAGCGCATATTGAAGATGGACAAACTACGTTTACGAGGCTTCAGTAATGCCAAAGATGAGTTCCTACTGGCAGCGACTGCCCAAAATCTAAGGCGAATGGCGAAGAGGTTGGCCATCAATGAGCCAGTACCCCAATTAATACCAGCATAA
- a CDS encoding helix-turn-helix transcriptional regulator encodes MDALTPLINGLNLHAKLVYSGGVCGRWLMDHNSETSVWFHLVSKGRGFVHSPHWAAPLSLDVGDLILFLPHAARHFLSYSAEDLPDNDCDTRMAPWAEGDVGFVCGEIQLAAPKSLLWQALPAEIVIRQSQAGAILTRLLELVIAEASTPRFGSDSVVERLCDSLFVLAIRHCIEQDWVREGVFAAMQDKRLAKALSLIHEQPWQAWTLNTLCTQAGVSKSVLSEKFAALIGHSPIEYLTIWRLQIAAHWLMEPNMTVERVAERSGYESVPAFSKAFKRHIGVAPGAFRRV; translated from the coding sequence ATGGATGCCTTGACCCCGTTGATTAATGGATTGAATCTGCACGCCAAATTGGTCTATTCCGGTGGGGTGTGCGGGCGTTGGTTGATGGACCATAACTCGGAAACCTCGGTGTGGTTTCATTTAGTCAGTAAGGGACGCGGCTTTGTCCACTCGCCGCACTGGGCTGCACCCTTATCGCTGGATGTGGGTGATCTGATTCTGTTTTTGCCGCATGCCGCGCGGCATTTTCTGTCGTATAGCGCCGAAGATTTGCCGGATAACGATTGCGACACCCGAATGGCGCCTTGGGCTGAGGGTGACGTGGGGTTCGTCTGTGGCGAAATTCAACTGGCCGCGCCAAAATCCCTGTTGTGGCAGGCGCTGCCGGCCGAAATAGTCATACGGCAAAGCCAAGCTGGAGCGATCCTGACGCGATTGCTCGAACTAGTAATAGCTGAAGCGTCAACACCGCGGTTTGGCAGCGATTCGGTCGTGGAGCGCTTATGTGATAGTTTGTTCGTCTTGGCAATTCGGCATTGTATCGAGCAAGACTGGGTGCGCGAGGGTGTGTTTGCCGCCATGCAGGACAAGCGCCTAGCCAAAGCGCTGAGCTTGATTCACGAGCAGCCTTGGCAAGCATGGACGCTCAACACATTATGCACCCAGGCTGGTGTTTCCAAGTCAGTGTTGTCGGAGAAATTTGCCGCCTTGATTGGCCATTCGCCCATCGAATATCTAACGATATGGCGCTTGCAAATCGCTGCGCACTGGTTAATGGAGCCGAACATGACCGTAGAGCGCGTAGCGGAAAGGAGCGGCTACGAGTCGGTGCCTGCGTTCAGCAAAGCCTTCAAACGCCATATTGGGGTAGCACCTGGTGCCTTTAGACGCGTTTAG
- a CDS encoding carboxymuconolactone decarboxylase family protein — MSQFQIHSILTANATAKPLLEGSLKKYGFVPNLHGGLAEAPAALKAYIELTALFDQTSFSPTEQQVILLAISAENNCTYCVAAHSMIAKQMVKADSAIVEALRNGKPLPDSKLEALAGFARAVVKNRGVVCGQTLDKFITAGYSRAQVLEVVLGVAFKTLSNYTNHIINIPLDTAFQAEAWDEPAQCNSRQCA; from the coding sequence ATGTCCCAATTTCAAATTCATTCCATCCTGACCGCCAATGCCACGGCAAAACCTTTACTGGAAGGCTCGCTAAAAAAATACGGCTTCGTGCCCAATTTGCACGGCGGTTTGGCCGAAGCGCCGGCGGCTCTGAAAGCTTACATCGAGTTGACGGCTTTGTTTGACCAAACGTCGTTTAGCCCGACCGAACAGCAAGTCATTTTGCTGGCCATTAGCGCCGAGAATAATTGCACTTATTGTGTCGCCGCGCATTCGATGATCGCTAAACAGATGGTCAAAGCCGATTCGGCTATCGTCGAAGCCCTGCGCAACGGTAAACCGCTGCCTGACAGCAAATTGGAGGCATTGGCTGGATTTGCCCGTGCAGTGGTGAAAAACCGTGGCGTAGTTTGCGGTCAAACCTTAGACAAATTTATCACGGCAGGCTACAGCCGGGCGCAGGTTTTGGAAGTGGTGTTGGGCGTGGCATTCAAAACCCTCAGCAACTACACCAACCACATTATCAATATCCCATTGGACACCGCATTCCAGGCCGAAGCTTGGGACGAACCAGCGCAATGCAACAGTCGGCAGTGTGCTTGA
- a CDS encoding isochorismatase family cysteine hydrolase: MKVKQTAVVLLELQNDFLTEGGKLYPLLKPVLETYDVKAHQNELIRAARASGMLIVHVPIGFSADYREMGDEPYGILQAVKNAGALIKGTWGSALAEGIDIQADDIVVEGKSGIDAFAGTHLDFVLRSHGITTIALAGQLTNICIESTMRAAYDKGYRVFGITDASATIGLEQYDASIEHNWPMFSEPMTYNVFLDRAAA; the protein is encoded by the coding sequence ATGAAAGTAAAACAAACCGCAGTGGTTTTATTGGAACTGCAAAACGACTTTCTCACAGAAGGCGGCAAACTATACCCGTTATTGAAGCCGGTATTGGAAACCTACGATGTCAAAGCCCACCAAAACGAGTTGATCCGGGCGGCACGGGCTAGCGGTATGCTGATCGTGCATGTGCCTATCGGCTTCTCGGCCGATTATCGGGAAATGGGCGATGAGCCATACGGCATTCTGCAAGCGGTAAAAAATGCCGGTGCGTTAATCAAAGGTACCTGGGGCAGTGCCCTTGCCGAAGGCATCGACATTCAAGCCGACGATATTGTCGTTGAGGGTAAATCAGGCATCGATGCCTTCGCCGGCACACATCTGGATTTTGTTTTGCGATCACATGGCATCACCACCATTGCCCTGGCAGGACAGTTAACCAACATTTGTATCGAATCCACGATGCGCGCTGCTTACGACAAAGGCTATCGCGTGTTCGGAATTACCGATGCCAGCGCCACTATCGGCTTAGAGCAGTACGACGCTTCAATCGAACACAACTGGCCAATGTTCAGCGAGCCTATGACCTATAACGTATTCCTGGATCGAGCGGCAGCATAA
- a CDS encoding tautomerase family protein, whose protein sequence is MPLVQIKGISGYLSLEQKQAIISKVTDAIVSVEGEGLRPVTWVLIEDVASGEWGVGGQPVTTDALRSMSRGNP, encoded by the coding sequence ATGCCACTTGTACAGATTAAAGGCATTAGCGGCTATTTGTCGCTAGAACAAAAACAGGCCATCATCAGCAAAGTCACCGATGCTATTGTCTCGGTGGAAGGCGAAGGCCTGCGCCCGGTCACCTGGGTATTGATCGAAGATGTCGCGTCAGGCGAATGGGGCGTTGGCGGACAACCCGTGACCACCGACGCCTTAAGGTCAATGAGTCGAGGTAATCCGTAA
- a CDS encoding TIGR04282 family arsenosugar biosynthesis glycosyltransferase gives MVYQFPDSVLLIFCKAPIPGQVKTRLQPALSAEKAAKAHRQLTYMTLDRAFQQSLCPVELHCAPDTSHAFFQDCACRYPVTLRTQHGSDLGERMQQAFEDALGRHRHALLMGCDCPSLSGDDLRWALTALNQGHDAVIAPADDGGYVMIGLNQVQPGLFGDMSWGHDQVMSATRRRAKDIGLNLGELDSQWDVDIYQDWQRYLLLVNG, from the coding sequence ATGGTTTATCAATTTCCCGACAGCGTCCTGCTAATTTTTTGCAAAGCACCGATTCCCGGCCAAGTCAAAACCCGGCTACAACCGGCCTTGAGCGCAGAAAAGGCGGCTAAAGCCCATCGGCAGCTCACTTATATGACCCTGGATCGGGCCTTTCAGCAGTCTTTGTGTCCAGTCGAACTTCATTGTGCGCCGGATACCAGCCATGCCTTCTTTCAAGATTGTGCATGCCGCTACCCGGTCACACTCAGGACTCAGCACGGTTCCGATTTAGGGGAACGCATGCAGCAAGCCTTCGAAGATGCATTGGGCCGACACCGGCATGCATTGCTGATGGGTTGCGATTGTCCTAGTCTTTCCGGTGACGACCTGCGTTGGGCACTGACGGCGTTAAACCAAGGACACGATGCGGTCATTGCACCCGCTGACGATGGCGGTTACGTCATGATCGGCTTAAACCAGGTGCAACCGGGACTGTTTGGCGACATGAGCTGGGGTCATGACCAGGTCATGTCGGCCACCCGTCGCCGGGCCAAGGACATCGGCTTGAACCTTGGCGAACTGGACAGTCAGTGGGACGTAGATATTTACCAAGATTGGCAACGCTACTTACTGTTGGTAAATGGCTGA